DNA from Amycolatopsis sp. DSM 110486:
CTGGTGGAACCGATGCTGGCGCCGGCCTTGCGCAGGACCCAGCCGTCCGAGTACGACCTGACCGTCGAGGAAGCCGAACAGTTCCTCACCTCGGGCGCGACCCGGCTGATCGAGGCCGGGTTCGAAGTGCAGCTTCCGGCCACCTGGGACGGCAGGCGTCGGCTCGGGCTACGGCTCTCCGTCCGCAGCACGCCCTCCGAGCAAGTCGTCGCCCGCAGCCGGGTGGGCCGCGACGAGCTGGCCGGGTTCCACTGGTCGATCGCGGTGGGCGACGACGAAATCGGCGAGGACGAGCTGGCCAGGCTCGTCGCGGCGAAGACACCGCTGGTGCGGCTGCGGGGCAGGTGGATCAGCGTCGACGCCGACCGGCTCCGCGCCGGTCTCGAGTTCCTGCGCCGCGACCCGCACCGGCACACCCACCGACCCACCGCGGCCGAGCTGCTGGAGCTCGTCCACCTCGCGCAGGAGACGCCACTCCCGGTCACCGAAGTCAGCGCGGACGGCTGGGTCGGGGACGTCCTGGCCGAGCGGGTCCACCAGGCCGTGGCGCCGGTCGAGTTGCCGCCATCGTTCCGCGCCACGCTGCGCCCCTACCAGCAGCGGGGTGTCGCCTGGCTGGCTTTCATGTCGGCGCTGGGGCTCGGTGCGTGCCTGGCCGATGACATGGGCCTCGGCAAAACCGTCCAGACGCTGGCCCTCGAGGTCGTCGAGCGGGCAGACCACGATCACCGGCCGACGCTGGTGCTGTGCCCGATGTCGCTGGTCGGCATGTGGCAGCGGGAGGCGGCGAACTTCGCCCCGGGACTCCGGGTCCACGCCCACCACGGCAGCGCCCGGGCGCACGGAGATGCGCTCGCCGAGCAGGTCGCCGCGGCCGACCTCGTCGTCACGACCTACGCCACCGCCGCCCGCGATGCCGACGAACTCGAGACGTTCGCCTGGCGACGCCTGGTGCTCGACGAAGCGCACGCCATCAAGAACGCCGACACCGCGACGGCCAAGGCGGTGCGCCGGTTCACGGCCGGGCACCGGCTCGCGCTGACCGGCACTCCGGTGGAAAACCGGCTGGCGGACCTGTGGTCGGTGCTGGACCTGCTCAACCCCGGGCTGCTCGGCAGCAGGTTCGAGTTCCGGCGGCGGTTCGCGGTCCCGATCGAGCGGCGGGGCGATACCGCCACGGCCGCCGCTCTGCGCCGGCTCACGCAGCCGTACCTGCTGCGCCGGGTGAAGACGGACCCCGCGATCGTCCCCGAGCTCCCGGAAAAGATCGAAATCAGGCAGGAATACCGGCTCACCCGTGAACAGGGCACGCTGTACTGCGCGATCGTCGACGAGATGATGAAGAAGATCGAGAACAGTCAGGGCATCAAGCGCCGCGGCAACATCCTCGCCGCGATCACGAAACTCAAGCAGGTCTGCAACCACCCCGCGCACCTGCTGCACGACGGCTCCCCGATCGGACACCGCTCCGGCAAGGTCATCCGCCTCGAAGAGATCCTGGCGGAGATCCTGGCGTCGGGCGATCGAGTGCTGTGCTTTACGCAATACACCGAATTCGGCCACATGCTCGTGCCCCATCTGTCGGACCGGCTCGGCGCCGAAGTCGCGTTTTTGCACGGCAGCCTGGCAAAAGGGTCGCGAGATGCGATCGTGGAACGCTTCCAGTCCGACGACGGGCCGCGGATCCTCTTGCTCTCGCTCAAGGCAGGGGGTTCCGGGCTCACGCTGACCGCCGCCAGCCAGGTCCTGCACCTGGACCGCTGGTGGAACCCGGCCGTGGAGAACCAGGCCACCGACCGGGCGTTCCGGATCGGGCAGGGACGCAACGTCCAGGTCCGGAAGTTCGTCTGCCCGGGCACCATCGAGGAACGCATCGAAACCCTGATCACCAAGAAACGCGCGCTCGCGGGAATGGTCGTCGGCGAGGGCGAAAGCTGGCTCACCGAACTGTCCACGGACGCGCTGCGCGGGGTGCTCACCCTGGGGGAGGACGCGATCGATGACTGAGCCACTCCCTTGGTGGCCGACCCGGTTCATCCGGGCGTTGACGGCGATCGGTGTCCTCCTGCCCGCGCGCGGCCAGGGGCGCGTCGTGTCCTTGGAGGTCGGTGCCGGGCGCGTCGACGCCACGGTGCAGGACAGCCGGCCGCGCCCGTACCAGGTGAGAATCGGACTGACGGCGTTCGGGAAATCGGACTGGGCGGCGATCACCCATGCCGTCGCCGCGAAAGCGTCGGCCACGGTCCAGCTGCTCAGCGGCGAGCTGCCCCGTGAGGTCGAACAGATCTTCAAAGCGCTCCGGCTGCCCTTGTTCCCGTCGTCGGCGCGGGAGGTGTCACTGGACTGCACCTGCCCGGACGTCGAGGTTCCGTGCGGCCACCTGAACGCCGTGTTCACTGCGCTCGTGGCGCAGGTCAGCGACGATCCGTTCACCATCCTCGCTCTGCGCGGCCGGGACCGCGAAACCCTGCTCGAGGAGCTGAAGAACCGGCTCATCTCCGCCGAGCCGCTCGATCCTGACGACAGGTCTCCCGCCCTGACCGAAGTCATGGACACCTTCTTCGACTGCGGTCAGGCCCCGGGCCTGGGCGGCGCGGCGCCATTGCACGGGCCGCGAGCGTCGTTCGACGCGCTGCTCGACCAAGCCCCGCCGTTCGCGATCACGGTGGGCGGTGAAGACGTCGCCGAGCTGCTTCGGCCGGTGTATCAGGCACTCGCCGGAGAGCACGGCAGTTAGCTGTACGTGCCTTAGCTGAATCCGCGCGGGTCAAGGTCGTCGCGTGGACGAAGAAGCTGTTGTAGTCGGCAAACACGTCGAGTTCGGCGTACGCGAGCCGGTCTCGTCGGTGCTGGCGGGTGGTTGGTCGGGCATGAGGTGGACCTGGACTCCGCCGGGTAGGGGCGGCCCAGTGCTCGAGGCTGGTGTCGATGGGGGTGGGTCGGCGGTTTCGGGGCGAAGGTGACGATGTCGTGGTTTCCGGTGATGGCGAACTGGCGGCCGAAGAGGTCCTGCGCGATGCAGAACACCCGTCGGCTTGCCCGGCGTAGGTGTCCTTCCAGGTGCTGGCGGTGTTCCAGTGCTGCAGTTCGGGGCCAAGACCTTCTCTTTGGATACGGTGATGCGTTCGGAATGGGGTGGCAATGCCATCAGTGCTGAAAAAGACCCGGGGGGTCGATGTTTCCTGAATGCGCAAAGCTTGTTCGAGGTAATCAGTTTTGGCGCGCTTCTTGTGATTCGCTCATTTGCGCGATCGGCTCGTCGGCGGCGATCCGATCATCGTAGTTCACGACCTGATGTTGACCTGAGACTTGCGACGCGGGCGACCTGAGATTGACGACGTCATCTGGTCCCCAGGTCCGTCGATCACGCTCGGAGAGCGTGATCAGGGGGATCTCGCCGACCGTCTAGTTAGCTGTTTCTGTTCACTCATGGTCCAATCTGAACAGAAGTGGCGAATATTCTCGGATGAGGTCCCATATTTCTGTTCGGTAGTTGACAGAACTGGCCTCGGCTGATGAAACTGTCCGGCGAGCAGGGCCGTGCACGAATCGACGCGCGGTTCCCCCTAGCAGAGCATGCGCCAGCCAGAGGAGCTGTCAATGAAGAGAGCCTGCTTGTCCACGGTGTTGACGGCGTTGACCGTTGCGGTGGCTGCGTCGGCGTGTGCCGCTGAGGTGCAGCCGTCTCGGTCGAGCGAGGGTGGGTGCACGATCGCGTTCTTGTTGCCGGAGAACACGACTCCGCGCTACGAGGCAAAAGATCACCCGCTGTTCCTCGATGCCGTGAAGGCCCAGGATTCCAGCTGCAAGGTGCTGTACTTCAACGCCGCGAACGCCGCGGACAAGCAGCAACAGCAAGCCGAGTCGGCGCTGGCGCAGGGCGCGCAGGTGCTCGTGCTCGACGCGGCGAATGTGAACAGTTCGGCCGCGATCGTGCAGGAGGCAAAGGCCAAGGGTGTGCCGACGGTCGCCTACGACCGCACGGCCGGTGGCCCGCTGGCGTATCGCACGGGGTTCGACAACATCGAGGTCGGCAAGACCCAGGCGAACGCCATGATCAAGGCGATGCAGGGGGCCGGCCACAGTTCCGGCAACATCGTCATGATCAACGGCGCGCCGGACACCACGGGAGCGTTCTTCAAGCAGGGCGCGCACGAGGTCTTCGACAAGTCCGGGTACAAGATCGCCGCCGAGTACGACACCGACGGGTGGTCGCCGACCAACGCCACCACGGAGATGACGCAGGCGATCGCGAAGATCGGCGCCCACGAAATCGTCGGCGTCTACGCGGCGAACGACACGCTGGCCGGCGCGGCGGTCACCGCGATGCGGCAGGCGAACATCTCGCCGATCCCACCGGTGACGGGTCTCGACGCGACCGACGAGGGTCTGCAGCGCATCGTGCTCGGTACCCAGTACATGACCACGTACAAGAATCTCAAGGCCGAGACGGATGCTGCGGCCAAGATCGCGATCCTTCTCGCCCACGGCAAGCCGCTGCCGCCCGCGCCGATGGTGAAGAACGTGACCGGCGACGAAGTGCCGACGCAGCTGCTGCCGCCGATCGCCGTCACCGTCGACAACATCAAGTCGACGGTGATCGCCGACGGGTTCGTGACGTCGGCCGAGGTGTGCGGGGGCGGCGCGGCCGACGCGTGTGCTCGGGCCGGTATCACAGGGTGAAGGAAGCAGCTGTGACAACGGAACACGAAAACGGGCAGGG
Protein-coding regions in this window:
- a CDS encoding substrate-binding domain-containing protein codes for the protein MKRACLSTVLTALTVAVAASACAAEVQPSRSSEGGCTIAFLLPENTTPRYEAKDHPLFLDAVKAQDSSCKVLYFNAANAADKQQQQAESALAQGAQVLVLDAANVNSSAAIVQEAKAKGVPTVAYDRTAGGPLAYRTGFDNIEVGKTQANAMIKAMQGAGHSSGNIVMINGAPDTTGAFFKQGAHEVFDKSGYKIAAEYDTDGWSPTNATTEMTQAIAKIGAHEIVGVYAANDTLAGAAVTAMRQANISPIPPVTGLDATDEGLQRIVLGTQYMTTYKNLKAETDAAAKIAILLAHGKPLPPAPMVKNVTGDEVPTQLLPPIAVTVDNIKSTVIADGFVTSAEVCGGGAADACARAGITG
- a CDS encoding DEAD/DEAH box helicase; amino-acid sequence: MPLVHALWSPGRGLLLWAEHDRGPAGTSSRSAQIALPHPFAVSSSKLTALHPGKPTSVTLLLPSRANRPLASSETAAGVRRRGSAPSLRPWSVPALIVDTTELDDLDDSASYGASVTYLRAVARLAADLVRRGRVLPTLVRQGDTAEARWRPVLQGVDFVAFDALVAAMPPVGRAEQIAPLAGASPRALVTDALHALVDAAVRDRLARADPPVDLRGGRGVAGVWLSALQGGVARVELPLGELGVLADAVARWDEVADTDVVDGRACFRLAEVGTLGQPAEDDPADQTGDGTKWQLQFLLRATADPSLLLSAEQIWSGRATGLVRDPQGLLTAELGRAALVEPMLAPALRRTQPSEYDLTVEEAEQFLTSGATRLIEAGFEVQLPATWDGRRRLGLRLSVRSTPSEQVVARSRVGRDELAGFHWSIAVGDDEIGEDELARLVAAKTPLVRLRGRWISVDADRLRAGLEFLRRDPHRHTHRPTAAELLELVHLAQETPLPVTEVSADGWVGDVLAERVHQAVAPVELPPSFRATLRPYQQRGVAWLAFMSALGLGACLADDMGLGKTVQTLALEVVERADHDHRPTLVLCPMSLVGMWQREAANFAPGLRVHAHHGSARAHGDALAEQVAAADLVVTTYATAARDADELETFAWRRLVLDEAHAIKNADTATAKAVRRFTAGHRLALTGTPVENRLADLWSVLDLLNPGLLGSRFEFRRRFAVPIERRGDTATAAALRRLTQPYLLRRVKTDPAIVPELPEKIEIRQEYRLTREQGTLYCAIVDEMMKKIENSQGIKRRGNILAAITKLKQVCNHPAHLLHDGSPIGHRSGKVIRLEEILAEILASGDRVLCFTQYTEFGHMLVPHLSDRLGAEVAFLHGSLAKGSRDAIVERFQSDDGPRILLLSLKAGGSGLTLTAASQVLHLDRWWNPAVENQATDRAFRIGQGRNVQVRKFVCPGTIEERIETLITKKRALAGMVVGEGESWLTELSTDALRGVLTLGEDAIDD